One Simonsiella muelleri ATCC 29453 DNA window includes the following coding sequences:
- the cas2 gene encoding CRISPR-associated endonuclease Cas2, giving the protein MKYNLIIMYDLQRPNQDYHRLTDELHKLGAIKLQQSVYFLSAHQNQTEIMAKLIEWIDDDDNLIVVNAKNIEWFGIEQNAQEFLLKNWQR; this is encoded by the coding sequence ATGAAATACAATCTGATTATTATGTACGATCTGCAACGCCCCAATCAAGATTATCATCGTCTTACCGATGAATTACATAAACTAGGCGCAATCAAATTGCAACAATCCGTCTATTTTCTTTCGGCTCATCAAAATCAAACAGAAATCATGGCAAAGCTGATTGAATGGATTGATGATGACGATAATTTGATTGTCGTGAACGCTAAAAATATTGAGTGGTTTGGTATTGAACAAAACGCACAAGAATTTTTATTAAAAAATTGGCAGCGTTAA
- a CDS encoding phage tail protein: MADELSVIITTAGINAAKNNIPDKNGFSIVIKYADVYSDGVKKGRFDATGIVSGSQNQITVRSTITSATEEYTYNEVHLIDGISGVVFATVKRKDGKNFDFVSPLKKSLLVFGLTFSSLANEKVTVQFLENFTMFVELDEHIKDENAHHELFAKKVNITHPAFELIEVNNLSTIQNTALFRFQGDKTNLVGAPDETGNPDGVGIQLGFNRQRTQIVDTGDSLMYRNDDSDDNLQDENNWKAWEKILTDRNFREMFQQYLVPVATVQFVARSTAPDGWLICNGAAISRTVYVDLFAAIGTTFGNGDGSTTFNIPDLRGEFIRGIDLGRGIDSGRVFGSKQTQSMQKHYHGIGELNQGNDDISVISRQWRTDEPFPFYSTYGNSDSQQSAMNQSFGRLATSDEIINSGETRPRNVALLPVIKY; encoded by the coding sequence ATGGCAGATGAATTAAGTGTCATAATTACCACAGCAGGAATTAACGCTGCAAAAAACAACATTCCTGATAAGAATGGGTTTAGCATTGTCATCAAATACGCAGATGTTTATTCGGACGGCGTGAAAAAAGGAAGATTTGATGCAACAGGCATTGTGTCTGGTAGTCAAAATCAAATAACCGTTCGCAGCACAATTACAAGCGCAACCGAAGAATACACATACAATGAAGTACATTTGATTGATGGTATTTCTGGTGTGGTTTTTGCGACCGTCAAACGAAAAGATGGCAAAAACTTTGATTTTGTTTCTCCATTAAAAAAATCTCTTTTGGTGTTTGGATTGACCTTTTCATCTTTGGCAAATGAGAAAGTTACGGTTCAATTTTTGGAAAATTTTACCATGTTTGTGGAATTGGACGAACATATCAAAGATGAAAATGCGCATCATGAATTATTTGCTAAAAAAGTTAATATCACACATCCAGCGTTTGAATTGATTGAAGTTAATAATCTTTCCACCATTCAGAATACCGCATTGTTTCGTTTTCAAGGAGACAAGACAAATTTAGTCGGTGCGCCCGATGAAACAGGCAATCCTGATGGAGTAGGTATTCAACTGGGTTTTAATCGTCAGCGTACGCAAATTGTCGATACAGGCGATTCGTTGATGTATCGAAACGATGATTCAGATGATAATTTGCAAGATGAAAACAACTGGAAAGCATGGGAAAAAATCCTAACCGATAGAAATTTCCGCGAAATGTTTCAACAATATCTTGTGCCAGTGGCAACGGTTCAATTTGTGGCGCGTTCCACAGCACCTGATGGTTGGTTAATTTGCAATGGCGCGGCGATTTCTCGCACGGTTTATGTAGATCTGTTCGCGGCAATCGGTACGACATTTGGCAATGGGGACGGCTCTACCACATTCAATATTCCTGATTTGCGTGGGGAATTTATTCGCGGTATTGATTTGGGGCGTGGTATTGATTCGGGGCGCGTCTTCGGCTCAAAACAAACGCAATCTATGCAAAAACATTATCATGGTATAGGCGAATTAAATCAGGGAAATGATGATATTTCAGTGATTTCGAGACAATGGCGTACTGATGAACCGTTTCCGTTTTACTCAACTTATGGCAACAGCGACAGCCAACAATCTGCAATGAATCAAAGTTTTGGTAGATTAGCGACTTCAGATGAGATTATTAACAGTGGCGAAACCCGCCCCCGAAACGTCGCGCTTTTGCCTGTCATCAAATATTAA
- the acrIIC5 gene encoding anti-CRISPR protein AcrIIC5, whose product MNNSIKFHVSYDGTARALFNTKEQAEKYCLVEEINDEMNGYKRKSWEEKLREENCASVQDWVEKNYTSSYSDLFNICEIEVSSAGQLVKIDNTEVDDFVENCYGFTLEDDLEEFNKAKQYLQKFYAECEN is encoded by the coding sequence ATGAATAACTCAATTAAATTTCATGTTTCATACGACGGCACTGCTCGTGCTCTTTTTAATACAAAAGAGCAAGCGGAAAAATACTGCTTAGTTGAAGAAATTAACGATGAAATGAATGGCTATAAACGCAAGTCATGGGAAGAAAAGCTTCGCGAAGAAAATTGTGCTTCTGTCCAAGATTGGGTAGAGAAAAATTATACTTCCTCTTATAGCGATTTGTTTAATATTTGTGAAATTGAAGTATCATCAGCTGGGCAATTAGTTAAAATTGACAACACAGAAGTTGATGATTTTGTTGAAAATTGCTATGGCTTCACTCTTGAAGATGATTTAGAAGAATTTAATAAAGCAAAACAATATCTGCAAAAATTTTATGCAGAATGTGAAAACTAA
- a CDS encoding SNF2-related protein gives MNVTEKLGLIKRLKDVKTQIVESVLNMAARLQLTKELAEIKLKLSVKSDKTLPENNTPAQWGKMANDWLKKHLQGKSIIASNGAKIFFNRNLSIDHLAHDARRSQLAAQSIQFVADVFETGEYQGAEPLSKSRKDNIVAFHAYEKWVQLDSGMRVYLRAKAAEFSDGRFEAYGDTIAYTQRILDIENRKRLPSNPTMDNAFGGLVSDAQNDNALLTILQVLDPQGNDVTLNYSEAATSGSLNTPSDALDVPELVLPENASRHDLGKTVNQWLKDNLQGKVIIASNGAKIRFNSAQSVKHLIHDGRRGKLAAKSIGHITEVFKTGTYIGRENLYKERSDFVAFHTYQKWVEIDGYQLHLEAKAGEKENGELETLPELIAYTQKIKEKVALSAFQSIEAENSQAGNFKIKTTEHDDTATFDKAQIIVENQATLTILQILDSQGNDVTTNDSEETSGSLNTAQLYAFDETKTKTQRQYDNNAVFALLDKVDSGEIAPENITPEQKAVLAKYSGSGGGLKARDGKTGSAHEYYTPAPVAAAMWQAVEEMGFSGGKVLDPCGGSGIFGAFAPQNAIVQAVEMDETSAQVNQLVNGSDRYHVDVASFEEKAQSIPDHSVDAIVTNVPFGDVSLRKHRNKDSKFQKENLQTYFVLRSLDKLKHGGLAAFIVPSSFLDSKGGKATNARVLTSQVAEFIGAYRLPNSVFGTAAADVATDVIFYRKYSPELTEKIAELQAQNPEVLKTSNVMWTPYLDGQYFKLPENKKFIFGKESEVESWRTDKDGNKKKVYAVLNNDSVANIASAIKRFSGSRIDWNMLETTQTQPIAYNQGDTIYQNGQAYVFDGVKFEAVAASENEAESMANDILAKLDTPLSAFENKVTAKQAMQTAEYLTRTAQHGAMPSWTVGLIRDLPKVAENKREQQFKRVVVGLSVQYVMDNFSGRDQTQDHADLSDAMKARVSFDKALNKHKKSVQAINLHYDRKTGFSAAWKGESAVLDTPELTTEKKVEQIQYLNGTLALPSEKVRELGINPLENDDWCINADGTEAMKADDYFSGSLKDCLDKIDADIQAAKTPEIRAKLEKMRQMAFNRAPAVDVGKMRFDVRSQFVDQALISRFLEQKIAAMSSKGETGVNRGVSRMKLYREQNPNNGKFYLTINGSTNTDNDRLLKRIGNYLETGNITLQNTQFDHFTDQEALAKIREIINDWNSELDTWLKADDEFMNNLRAKAQNPENRRFAAVDDGSPLTIQGESGEFSLHDYQNAFIRKQAREFGGINSFGVGLGKTVTALATAQYALETGTKKKVCFIVPNAVLSNWAKESSKYFKQPEKENCLFIGADVDKNGDFVVNSKNYARDLNRVLENKHNKIFMTQQAFEKIRLREETAQEYVEYLASVDSSFAEKQNAAKNEKAQAKGANLLDTILSGEKLTNAPFFEDLGIDALVIDEAHHYKNAKQAIKNNRVKGISAGSQSNRAIDMNVKTWFLRGKNQPRKDGVLLLTATPVTNSPLEIYSMMSLAVGEERVNQAMLGGIDGSDGFINAICEISYRDDQNITGEEVSIQSLVGIKNLTLVQSLIQNTADVKEAADVGKSFKQVESEMLSDGVQLDAQTKAELAKYKAAYRIARMKQVNKDIMVGVTVNEMEYRAYQDMLDSGITNELLANPFSMITRMSKALLDLELNTGTVTYFVEDEKSAQKVVDEFNQKSKTFKTNDMPTNFDSVVSQKVKKSNDGFDDDIEYTVKASAKLEDGKIVLNCDVFEIQMQLENMLDAANVHIGNKISPKVAALLENVKKEQAHIRYKDASGSLKNKFAKQIIFVESLAMHTKIKRAIVQNCGIPASKITFISGKFNSDPDEIIDVQERFNSDDEENGYVIVIANKKAEVGINLQKGCQAIHHLELNWTPDSITQRNGRGIRQGNTAEKVNVYFYEADGTFDTYRRTTIDRKSNWIESVMSKAENESGYAEIGQGETKEEIDELINFDGSAAEFEALLKKQAKRKQDALDRMAVKSQAVSVGIMKSANEWLRNNATPRDYLIQEIEKMLKDFSAFEVAKKNHDKNDSKKNEFAFKQASLKMEVWAERFSGLETERKSNYDRYRGVYLNVENAPIIEKITAQNGMVDFKLVKTHIWDYRNDENFMLPENHREYTVWQNETDKQTRLRENAGKSAKNAVGLDGAVSLEEIEILQKGELYLVNHGKFIQNKTVAKMPDGTICILKMNNHNDYKVFEYYPREKINRNSAGGYNHDLNHFSEEENIIITPDDANYSDIFKELAERETLLIRQFIKRKEYGSHEPYRWVGYAPSKEFDEVVDYLPDDIQKIRVGNQ, from the coding sequence ATGAACGTAACCGAAAAATTGGGCTTAATTAAACGCCTAAAAGACGTGAAAACGCAAATTGTGGAGAGCGTATTGAATATGGCAGCGCGTTTGCAATTAACCAAAGAATTAGCCGAAATCAAACTCAAATTGAGTGTGAAGAGCGACAAAACGCTGCCTGAAAATAATACGCCTGCACAGTGGGGGAAAATGGCAAATGATTGGTTAAAAAAACACTTGCAAGGCAAAAGTATTATTGCCTCAAATGGTGCAAAAATTTTCTTTAATCGAAATTTGAGTATTGACCATTTAGCGCATGATGCTCGCCGTAGTCAATTGGCTGCTCAATCTATTCAATTTGTAGCAGATGTTTTTGAAACAGGTGAATATCAAGGTGCAGAGCCATTAAGTAAATCACGCAAAGATAATATTGTCGCGTTTCACGCGTATGAAAAATGGGTGCAATTGGATAGCGGTATGCGTGTGTATTTACGCGCCAAAGCGGCAGAATTTTCAGACGGACGTTTTGAAGCGTATGGCGATACGATTGCCTATACACAACGAATTTTAGATATAGAAAATCGGAAACGCCTCCCCAGCAATCCAACAATGGATAATGCCTTTGGGGGACTTGTTTCCGATGCGCAAAATGATAATGCGCTTTTGACTATTTTGCAAGTATTAGACCCACAAGGAAATGATGTAACACTCAATTATTCAGAAGCTGCCACTTCAGGCAGCCTGAATACGCCAAGTGATGCGCTTGATGTGCCTGAATTAGTACTGCCTGAAAATGCAAGTCGTCATGATTTGGGCAAAACGGTCAATCAATGGTTAAAAGACAATCTACAAGGTAAAGTCATTATTGCATCTAATGGCGCAAAAATCCGTTTCAATTCTGCTCAAAGCGTGAAACATTTAATTCATGATGGACGTCGTGGGAAATTGGCTGCTAAATCAATTGGTCATATCACAGAGGTATTTAAAACAGGAACGTATATTGGACGAGAAAATCTGTACAAAGAACGCAGTGATTTTGTCGCCTTTCACACTTATCAAAAATGGGTAGAAATTGATGGTTATCAATTACATCTTGAAGCCAAAGCTGGTGAAAAAGAAAATGGCGAACTGGAAACATTGCCTGAATTGATTGCATATACACAAAAAATTAAAGAAAAAGTCGCCTTATCCGCGTTCCAGAGCATTGAAGCTGAAAACAGCCAAGCGGGGAATTTTAAGATAAAGACGACTGAACATGATGATACTGCAACTTTTGATAAAGCGCAAATCATTGTAGAGAACCAAGCAACATTAACCATTTTGCAAATCCTTGACTCTCAAGGAAATGATGTAACAACAAATGATTCAGAAGAAACTTCAGGCAGCCTGAATACTGCTCAACTGTACGCCTTTGACGAAACCAAAACCAAAACGCAACGCCAATATGACAACAACGCCGTTTTCGCACTGTTGGACAAAGTGGACAGCGGCGAAATCGCGCCCGAAAACATCACGCCTGAACAAAAAGCCGTGTTAGCCAAATATTCAGGTTCGGGTGGCGGTTTAAAAGCGAGAGACGGTAAAACAGGCAGCGCACACGAATACTACACGCCTGCACCTGTTGCTGCGGCGATGTGGCAAGCGGTTGAAGAAATGGGCTTTTCAGGCGGTAAAGTTTTGGATCCTTGCGGTGGCAGTGGTATTTTTGGTGCATTTGCGCCACAAAATGCCATTGTGCAAGCGGTGGAAATGGACGAAACCAGCGCACAAGTCAATCAATTGGTTAACGGTAGCGACCGCTACCATGTTGACGTGGCAAGTTTTGAAGAAAAAGCGCAATCCATTCCTGATCATTCGGTGGACGCGATTGTTACCAATGTGCCATTTGGCGATGTTTCATTGCGAAAACACCGCAACAAAGACAGTAAATTCCAAAAAGAAAACCTGCAAACCTATTTTGTTTTGCGTAGCTTGGACAAACTCAAACATGGCGGTTTGGCGGCGTTCATTGTGCCATCATCTTTTTTGGATAGCAAAGGTGGCAAAGCCACAAATGCGCGTGTTTTGACGAGCCAAGTAGCTGAATTTATTGGAGCTTATCGCCTGCCCAATAGCGTATTTGGTACGGCGGCGGCTGATGTCGCAACCGATGTGATTTTTTACCGCAAATATTCGCCAGAATTAACCGAAAAAATCGCAGAATTACAAGCGCAAAATCCTGAAGTTCTGAAAACATCTAATGTGATGTGGACACCTTATTTAGACGGACAATATTTCAAGCTGCCTGAAAACAAAAAATTCATTTTTGGGAAAGAAAGCGAAGTAGAAAGTTGGCGAACCGACAAAGATGGTAATAAGAAAAAAGTCTATGCTGTATTAAATAACGACAGCGTGGCGAATATTGCCAGCGCAATCAAACGTTTTTCAGGTAGCCGTATTGATTGGAATATGTTGGAAACAACTCAAACGCAACCCATTGCCTACAATCAAGGCGACACCATCTACCAAAACGGACAAGCGTATGTGTTTGACGGTGTGAAATTTGAAGCGGTAGCCGCCAGTGAAAACGAAGCCGAAAGCATGGCGAATGATATTTTGGCAAAATTGGATACACCTTTGTCTGCGTTTGAAAACAAAGTTACCGCCAAACAAGCCATGCAAACGGCTGAATATTTAACACGTACCGCGCAACATGGCGCGATGCCTAGTTGGACGGTTGGACTTATTCGCGATTTGCCAAAAGTAGCTGAAAACAAACGAGAACAACAATTCAAGCGTGTGGTGGTTGGTTTGTCGGTGCAATACGTTATGGATAATTTCAGTGGACGCGACCAAACCCAAGACCACGCGGATTTGTCCGATGCCATGAAAGCGCGTGTCTCATTTGATAAAGCATTGAATAAACATAAAAAATCAGTTCAGGCAATTAACTTACATTACGACCGCAAAACAGGTTTTTCCGCCGCATGGAAAGGCGAAAGCGCGGTGTTAGACACGCCTGAATTAACGACCGAAAAGAAAGTAGAACAAATCCAATATCTAAACGGTACGCTTGCCTTGCCGTCTGAAAAAGTCCGTGAATTGGGCATTAATCCACTTGAAAACGATGATTGGTGCATCAATGCAGATGGCACAGAAGCCATGAAAGCAGACGATTATTTTTCAGGCAGCCTGAAAGATTGCTTGGACAAAATTGATGCTGATATTCAGGCAGCCAAAACGCCAGAAATCCGCGCCAAATTGGAAAAAATGCGCCAAATGGCATTCAATCGTGCGCCTGCTGTTGATGTCGGTAAGATGCGATTTGATGTACGTTCTCAATTTGTAGACCAAGCGTTAATCTCAAGATTTTTAGAGCAAAAAATCGCAGCGATGTCATCAAAAGGCGAAACAGGTGTTAATCGTGGCGTTTCGCGTATGAAGCTGTACCGTGAACAAAATCCGAATAATGGCAAATTCTATTTGACCATCAACGGCTCTACCAATACCGACAATGACCGCCTTTTAAAACGCATTGGTAACTATTTGGAAACAGGCAATATTACGTTGCAAAATACCCAATTTGACCATTTCACAGACCAAGAAGCATTGGCTAAAATCCGTGAAATCATCAACGATTGGAACAGCGAATTAGACACTTGGTTAAAAGCCGATGATGAATTCATGAATAATCTTCGTGCCAAAGCCCAAAATCCTGAAAATCGCCGTTTTGCGGCGGTTGATGACGGTAGTCCTTTGACTATTCAAGGGGAGAGTGGCGAATTTTCCTTGCACGATTATCAAAATGCTTTCATTCGCAAGCAAGCTCGTGAATTTGGTGGGATTAATAGCTTTGGCGTAGGCTTGGGCAAAACGGTTACCGCGCTGGCAACCGCGCAATACGCATTGGAAACCGGTACGAAAAAGAAAGTGTGTTTCATTGTGCCAAATGCGGTTTTGAGTAATTGGGCAAAAGAAAGCAGCAAATATTTCAAGCAGCCTGAAAAAGAAAACTGCTTATTCATTGGTGCTGACGTGGACAAAAACGGCGATTTTGTTGTGAACAGCAAAAATTATGCGCGTGATTTGAACCGTGTTTTAGAGAATAAGCACAACAAAATTTTCATGACACAACAAGCATTTGAGAAAATCCGTTTGCGTGAAGAAACGGCGCAAGAATATGTGGAGTATTTAGCTTCAGTGGATTCCTCATTTGCAGAAAAACAAAACGCCGCCAAAAATGAAAAAGCACAAGCCAAAGGTGCAAATTTGCTTGATACTATTTTGAGTGGCGAAAAATTAACCAATGCGCCGTTTTTTGAAGATTTAGGCATTGATGCACTGGTTATTGATGAGGCGCATCACTACAAAAACGCGAAACAAGCCATTAAAAACAATCGTGTGAAAGGTATTTCCGCTGGCAGTCAGTCCAATCGTGCGATTGATATGAATGTGAAGACGTGGTTTTTGCGTGGAAAAAATCAACCGCGCAAGGACGGTGTTTTGTTGTTAACCGCAACGCCTGTAACCAATTCACCGCTTGAAATCTATTCAATGATGAGTTTAGCAGTTGGCGAAGAACGTGTTAATCAAGCGATGTTGGGCGGTATTGACGGTTCAGATGGTTTCATTAATGCAATTTGTGAAATTTCATATCGTGATGACCAAAACATCACTGGAGAAGAAGTTTCTATTCAATCGCTTGTAGGCATTAAAAATTTGACTTTAGTTCAATCGTTAATCCAAAACACGGCAGATGTGAAAGAAGCAGCAGACGTAGGCAAATCATTCAAGCAAGTGGAAAGTGAAATGCTTTCAGATGGCGTGCAACTTGATGCACAAACAAAAGCAGAATTAGCCAAATACAAAGCCGCCTACCGCATTGCACGAATGAAACAAGTTAACAAAGATATTATGGTTGGCGTAACGGTTAATGAAATGGAATATCGCGCATATCAAGATATGTTGGATAGCGGCATCACAAACGAATTGCTAGCCAATCCATTCAGTATGATTACGCGAATGTCCAAAGCGTTGTTAGACTTGGAATTGAATACAGGCACGGTAACTTATTTTGTTGAAGATGAAAAATCCGCGCAAAAAGTTGTTGATGAATTTAACCAAAAATCCAAGACATTCAAAACAAATGATATGCCTACCAATTTTGACAGTGTCGTGAGTCAGAAAGTCAAAAAAAGCAATGATGGTTTTGATGATGATATTGAATACACCGTCAAAGCAAGCGCAAAATTGGAAGATGGCAAAATTGTATTGAATTGTGATGTGTTTGAAATTCAGATGCAGCTTGAAAATATGCTTGATGCAGCAAACGTGCATATTGGTAACAAAATCAGCCCGAAAGTTGCTGCGTTATTGGAAAATGTGAAAAAAGAGCAAGCACATATTCGCTACAAAGACGCTTCAGGCAGCCTGAAAAATAAATTTGCAAAACAAATCATCTTTGTAGAAAGCTTGGCAATGCACACCAAAATCAAACGTGCGATTGTGCAAAATTGCGGTATTCCTGCATCAAAAATCACATTCATCTCGGGCAAATTCAATTCAGACCCCGATGAAATCATTGATGTGCAAGAGCGTTTCAATTCAGATGATGAAGAAAATGGCTATGTAATTGTGATTGCGAACAAAAAGGCAGAAGTGGGCATCAATTTGCAAAAAGGCTGTCAAGCCATTCATCATTTGGAATTGAATTGGACACCCGACAGCATTACTCAACGCAATGGGCGCGGCATTCGTCAAGGCAACACTGCCGAAAAAGTCAATGTATACTTCTACGAAGCGGACGGCACTTTTGATACCTACCGCCGAACAACGATTGACCGCAAATCCAATTGGATTGAAAGCGTAATGAGCAAGGCAGAAAACGAAAGCGGTTACGCGGAAATCGGACAAGGAGAAACAAAAGAAGAAATCGATGAATTGATTAATTTTGATGGTTCAGCGGCTGAATTTGAAGCTTTATTGAAAAAACAAGCCAAACGCAAACAAGATGCTTTAGACCGAATGGCAGTCAAATCTCAAGCAGTCAGTGTGGGCATCATGAAATCAGCGAACGAATGGCTAAGAAACAATGCTACACCACGCGATTATTTGATTCAAGAAATTGAAAAAATGCTGAAAGATTTTTCTGCTTTTGAAGTTGCCAAGAAAAATCACGATAAAAACGATAGCAAGAAAAACGAATTTGCTTTCAAACAAGCGTCCTTAAAAATGGAAGTGTGGGCAGAGCGATTCAGTGGTTTGGAAACCGAACGAAAAAGCAATTATGATCGATACAGAGGTGTTTATTTAAACGTGGAAAATGCGCCGATTATTGAAAAAATCACGGCTCAAAATGGTATGGTTGATTTCAAACTTGTTAAAACTCACATTTGGGACTATCGCAACGATGAAAATTTCATGCTGCCTGAAAATCACCGTGAATACACTGTTTGGCAAAACGAAACCGACAAGCAAACGCGTTTGCGCGAAAACGCTGGCAAAAGCGCAAAAAATGCGGTTGGTTTAGATGGTGCTGTTTCATTGGAAGAAATTGAAATTTTGCAAAAAGGCGAACTGTACTTAGTGAATCATGGAAAATTCATTCAAAACAAAACAGTTGCCAAAATGCCTGACGGTACGATTTGTATTTTGAAAATGAATAATCACAATGATTACAAGGTGTTTGAATACTATCCGCGCGAAAAAATCAACAGAAATTCCGCAGGTGGATACAATCATGATTTGAATCATTTTTCTGAAGAAGAAAATATCATTATCACACCAGATGATGCGAATTATTCGGATATTTTCAAAGAATTAGCAGAACGTGAAACGCTTTTGATTCGTCAATTCATTAAACGTAAAGAATATGGAAGCCACGAACCATACCGATGGGTCGGTTATGCCCCAAGCAAAGAATTTGACGAAGTAGTAGATTATCTGCCTGATGATATTCAGAAGATTCGGGTGGGCAATCAATAA